A portion of the Pseudomonas sp. GR 6-02 genome contains these proteins:
- the hcnB gene encoding cyanide-forming glycine dehydrogenase subunit HcnB produces the protein MSLQPVIVGGGPAGMAAAIELARHGVRCTLLEEASRLGGVVYRGPLRDNVQLDYLGPRYSEVLAKLHGEFHEQSGLIDVRLNHRVVGAEGTRALVVLDVNEHLQEVQYPQLLLAAGCHERSVPFPGWTLPGVILLGGLQLQIKSGVVQPQGPVVIAGTGPLLPLVACQLHASGVSVAGVYEACAFGKIARESLALLNKPQLFLDGLSMLAYLKLHGIPMHYGWGVVEAQGEEELKSVTVAPYSSTWEPDLSRAERIAAQTLAVGYGFIPRTQLSQQMGLDHGFSDDGYLRASANVWQQSSEPHVHLAGDMGGIRGGEAAMLAGRIAAVSILLQRDVLDAELARVRRDRYLSKLKSIVRFRAAVDRYTERGAGQTALPVADTVICRCEHATRADIDRALEQGVQDLASLKMRTRVSMGDCQGRMCVGYCTDRLREATGRRDVGWLRPRFPVDPIPFSAFQSVGTEAASHE, from the coding sequence ATGAGCCTGCAACCGGTGATCGTCGGCGGCGGGCCGGCGGGTATGGCCGCGGCCATTGAACTGGCGCGCCATGGTGTGCGTTGTACCTTGCTCGAAGAGGCTTCGCGTCTTGGCGGGGTGGTCTATCGCGGCCCCTTGCGCGATAACGTGCAACTGGATTACCTGGGGCCACGCTATTCGGAAGTGCTGGCCAAACTGCATGGAGAATTCCACGAGCAGTCGGGCCTGATCGACGTGCGCTTGAACCACCGCGTGGTCGGCGCCGAAGGCACCCGGGCGCTGGTGGTGCTGGACGTCAATGAGCATTTGCAGGAGGTCCAATACCCGCAGCTGCTGTTGGCTGCCGGTTGCCATGAGCGCAGCGTACCGTTCCCCGGCTGGACCTTGCCTGGGGTGATTCTGCTGGGTGGTTTGCAACTGCAAATCAAGAGCGGCGTCGTTCAACCCCAGGGGCCGGTGGTGATCGCCGGCACCGGTCCGCTGTTGCCGCTGGTGGCCTGCCAACTGCACGCTTCGGGGGTGAGCGTCGCAGGGGTCTACGAGGCGTGTGCGTTCGGCAAGATCGCCCGGGAAAGCCTCGCACTATTGAATAAACCGCAGTTGTTCCTCGACGGTTTGAGCATGCTCGCATACCTGAAACTGCACGGCATTCCCATGCACTATGGTTGGGGCGTGGTCGAGGCTCAAGGCGAGGAAGAGTTGAAATCAGTGACCGTTGCGCCGTACTCCAGCACCTGGGAGCCAGACCTGAGCCGCGCCGAACGGATTGCCGCGCAGACCCTGGCGGTCGGCTATGGCTTCATTCCTCGCACTCAACTCAGCCAGCAAATGGGCCTGGACCACGGCTTCAGCGATGACGGCTACCTGCGGGCCAGCGCCAATGTCTGGCAGCAAAGCAGCGAACCCCATGTGCATCTGGCCGGTGACATGGGCGGAATTCGCGGAGGCGAGGCGGCCATGCTCGCGGGACGAATCGCAGCAGTGTCGATCCTACTGCAACGTGACGTGCTGGATGCGGAGCTGGCGCGGGTCAGACGTGACCGCTACCTGTCGAAACTCAAGTCCATCGTGCGCTTTCGCGCCGCCGTCGACCGTTACACCGAACGCGGTGCCGGGCAGACCGCATTGCCGGTCGCCGACACGGTGATTTGCCGCTGTGAGCACGCGACCCGCGCCGACATCGATCGGGCGCTGGAGCAGGGTGTGCAAGACCTGGCCAGCCTGAAAATGCGTACCCGCGTGAGCATGGGCGACTGTCAGGGGCGGATGTGCGTCGGTTATTGCACCGACCGTTTGCGCGAAGCCACCGGACGGCGAGATGTGGGCTGGTTGCGACCGCGCTTTCCCGTCGACCCGATTCCTTTTTCAGCATTCCAGTCTGTCGGCACGGAGGCTGCAAGCCATGAGTAA
- the hcnC gene encoding cyanide-forming glycine dehydrogenase subunit HcnC: protein MSKFYDVIIAGGGVIGASCAYQLSKRKHLKVALIDAKRPGNATRASAGGLWAIGESVGLGCGVIFFRMMSANRKREAQGAAVAVDSSTPHILPQSFFDLALQSNAMYPDLHRELQDNHGMDFKFEKTGLKFVIYDDEDRLYAEHIVACIPHLADQVRWLDQAALREAEPSVSHEARGALEFLCDHQVSPFRLADAYTEGARQNGVDLYFNTNVTGVLHHGSQVTGVQTSEAGVFRCDTLINAAGAWAADLSEQATGIRIPVKPVKGQILLTERMPKILRGCLTTSDCYVAQKDNGEILIGSTTEDKGFDVTTTYPEISSLVQGAVRCIPALADINLKRCWAGLRPGSPDELPILGPMKGVQGYLNACGHFRTGILTSAITGVVLDKLVNNEPLPLDITPFLADRFEVTPEVESKEAHMA, encoded by the coding sequence ATGAGTAAGTTCTACGACGTGATCATCGCCGGCGGCGGTGTGATCGGGGCGTCCTGCGCCTATCAGTTATCCAAGCGCAAACACCTGAAAGTCGCGCTGATCGACGCCAAGCGACCCGGCAACGCGACCCGTGCTTCGGCCGGTGGCTTGTGGGCGATCGGTGAGTCGGTGGGCTTGGGCTGCGGGGTGATTTTCTTCCGCATGATGTCGGCCAATCGCAAGCGCGAAGCCCAGGGTGCGGCGGTGGCGGTGGACTCCAGCACGCCGCATATCCTGCCGCAGTCGTTCTTCGATTTAGCCTTGCAGTCCAACGCGATGTACCCGGATTTGCACCGGGAGCTGCAGGACAATCACGGGATGGATTTCAAGTTCGAGAAGACCGGCTTGAAATTCGTGATCTACGACGATGAAGACCGGCTCTACGCCGAGCACATCGTGGCGTGCATTCCGCACCTGGCGGATCAGGTGCGCTGGCTCGATCAAGCGGCACTGCGCGAAGCCGAGCCAAGTGTCAGCCATGAGGCGAGGGGGGCGCTGGAGTTTCTCTGCGACCATCAGGTCAGCCCGTTCCGCCTGGCCGATGCCTACACCGAAGGCGCGCGGCAAAACGGTGTGGACCTGTACTTCAACACCAACGTCACCGGGGTGCTGCATCACGGCTCGCAGGTCACTGGCGTGCAGACCTCCGAGGCCGGTGTGTTCCGTTGCGATACGCTGATCAACGCTGCGGGTGCGTGGGCCGCCGACCTCAGCGAGCAGGCCACCGGCATTCGCATTCCGGTGAAACCGGTGAAGGGCCAGATCCTGCTGACCGAGCGCATGCCGAAGATCCTGCGCGGTTGCCTGACCACCAGCGACTGTTACGTGGCGCAGAAAGACAATGGCGAAATCCTGATCGGCAGCACCACCGAAGACAAAGGTTTTGACGTGACCACCACCTACCCGGAAATCAGCAGCCTGGTGCAAGGCGCAGTGCGCTGCATTCCGGCGCTCGCCGACATCAACCTGAAACGTTGCTGGGCCGGGTTACGTCCTGGTTCGCCAGACGAACTGCCGATTCTCGGGCCGATGAAAGGGGTGCAGGGTTACCTCAATGCCTGCGGACATTTCCGCACCGGCATCCTGACCTCGGCGATTACCGGCGTGGTGCTGGACAAACTGGTGAATAACGAGCCGTTGCCGCTGGATATCACACCGTTTCTGGCGGATCGGTTTGAAGTGACGCCGGAGGTCGAATCGAAAGAAGCGCACATGGCTTGA
- a CDS encoding isocitrate lyase/PEP mutase family protein, with amino-acid sequence MSRLSHQDLRRNFRQLLASGICYHTASVFDPMSARIAADLGFEVGILGGSVASLQVLGAPDFALITLSEFAEQATRIGRVAQLPVIADADHGYGNALNVMRTIVELERAGVAALTIEDTLLPAQFGRKSTDLITVAEGVGKIRAALEARVDSEMAIIARTNAGILPVQEIISRTQHYQQAGADGICMVGVQDFDHLEQIAEHLSVPLMLVTYGNPLLRDDKRLAELGVRVTIDGHGAYFAAIKATYDSLREQRQIFTQASDLNATELTHTYTQPEDYIRWAKEFMSVKE; translated from the coding sequence ATGTCCAGGCTTTCTCACCAAGATTTACGCCGTAATTTCCGCCAACTGCTCGCTTCCGGCATCTGCTACCACACGGCCTCTGTCTTCGACCCGATGTCGGCACGCATCGCCGCCGACCTGGGTTTTGAGGTGGGAATCCTGGGTGGTTCGGTGGCGTCGTTGCAGGTATTGGGCGCCCCCGATTTTGCGTTGATCACCCTCAGTGAGTTCGCCGAACAGGCCACCCGCATCGGCCGAGTGGCGCAATTGCCGGTCATTGCCGACGCCGACCACGGCTACGGCAACGCGCTCAATGTCATGCGCACCATCGTCGAACTCGAACGCGCCGGCGTGGCCGCCCTGACCATCGAAGACACCCTGCTACCGGCGCAATTCGGTCGCAAGTCCACCGACCTGATCACGGTCGCCGAAGGTGTCGGCAAGATCCGCGCGGCGCTGGAAGCCCGGGTCGATTCGGAAATGGCGATCATCGCCCGCACCAACGCAGGGATCCTGCCGGTCCAGGAAATCATCAGCCGCACCCAGCATTACCAACAGGCCGGGGCCGACGGGATTTGCATGGTGGGCGTGCAGGATTTCGATCATCTGGAACAGATCGCCGAACACCTGAGCGTACCGCTGATGCTGGTCACCTACGGCAACCCGCTGCTGCGCGACGACAAACGCCTGGCCGAATTGGGCGTGCGCGTCACCATCGACGGCCATGGCGCCTACTTCGCCGCCATCAAAGCCACTTACGACAGCCTGCGCGAACAACGCCAGATCTTCACCCAAGCCTCCGACCTGAACGCCACCGAACTGACGCATACCTATACGCAGCCGGAGGACTACATTCGTTGGGCCAAGGAGTTCATGAGCGTTAAAGAGTGA
- the astA gene encoding arginine N-succinyltransferase, whose amino-acid sequence MILRPVQMTDLPALLDLVQRAGPGFTTLPANEERLTHRVRWAQRTFAEQVERADADYLFVLEDDDQQVVGVSALIGAVGLREPWYNYRVGLTVSSSPDLGIQRQIPTLFLNNEMTGQSEICSLFLRHDQRYGSNGRLLSLGGLLFVAEFPQLFGDKLIAELRGSADEHGCSPFWDSLGRHFFKMDFSHADHLSGLGSKAFIAELMPRQPLYTCLLTEQAQAVIGKPHPNTEPALKILTAEGFAHKGYIDIFDAGPVIEAPVSRIRAVRDSQSLVLAIGTPDDQAPVWLIHNRRLENCRITTARARLVGNSLVVDRLTAKRLQLQPGSSVRAVPLLNQQQQAVAA is encoded by the coding sequence ATGATTTTGCGCCCGGTTCAAATGACCGACCTGCCCGCTTTACTGGATTTGGTACAACGGGCCGGCCCCGGGTTCACTACCCTGCCGGCCAACGAAGAGCGCCTGACCCACCGGGTGCGCTGGGCCCAGCGGACTTTCGCCGAACAGGTCGAGCGCGCGGATGCCGACTACCTGTTTGTGCTCGAAGACGATGATCAGCAAGTGGTCGGCGTCAGTGCCCTGATCGGGGCCGTCGGTCTGCGTGAGCCCTGGTACAACTACCGGGTCGGGCTCACGGTCAGTTCATCGCCGGACCTGGGCATTCAGCGCCAGATCCCCACGTTGTTCCTCAACAACGAAATGACCGGGCAATCGGAAATCTGCTCGTTGTTTCTGCGACACGATCAACGTTATGGCAGCAATGGTCGATTGCTGTCGCTGGGGGGACTGCTGTTCGTTGCCGAATTCCCCCAGCTGTTCGGCGACAAGCTCATCGCCGAACTGCGCGGCAGTGCCGACGAACATGGCTGCTCACCGTTCTGGGACAGCCTGGGCCGGCACTTCTTCAAGATGGATTTCAGCCATGCCGATCACTTGTCGGGGCTGGGCAGCAAAGCGTTCATCGCCGAACTGATGCCGCGCCAGCCGCTCTACACCTGCCTGCTCACCGAACAGGCCCAGGCGGTGATCGGCAAGCCCCACCCCAACACCGAACCGGCGCTGAAGATCCTCACCGCCGAGGGGTTTGCCCATAAGGGTTACATCGACATCTTCGACGCAGGCCCGGTGATCGAAGCCCCGGTGTCGAGAATCCGCGCGGTGCGCGACAGCCAATCACTGGTGCTGGCCATCGGCACGCCCGACGACCAGGCCCCGGTATGGCTGATCCACAACCGTCGCCTGGAAAACTGCCGCATCACCACCGCCCGGGCGCGGCTGGTGGGCAATAGCCTGGTGGTCGACCGCCTCACCGCCAAACGCCTGCAATTGCAACCCGGCAGCTCGGTACGCGCGGTGCCGCTGCTCAACCAACAGCAGCAAGCGGTAGCGGCGTGA
- a CDS encoding arginine N-succinyltransferase has product MLVLRPVELTDLPQLQQLARDSLVGVTSLPDDTERLREKILDSCASFEKDVQGQGPENYFFVLENLTTRRLVGCSEVLATAGFGEPFYSLRNRHFTSASRELNIEHGVPALSLCQDLSGHSLLRGFHIDSALERTPFSELLSRARLLFIAAHPARFAEAVITEIVGYSDEQGQSPFWDALGKHFFDLPYVEAERLCGLQSRTFLAELMPQYPIYVPMLSQAAQDCIGRIHPDGQEAFDILEREGFETNSYIDLFDGGPTLYARTSSIRSIAQSQAGTVQTGSPIDARGSYLVSNDSLKDYRAIVAELDYCAGQPIALSAEMCAALNVTDASAIRLIAL; this is encoded by the coding sequence ATGCTGGTCTTACGTCCAGTCGAGTTAACCGACCTGCCCCAGTTGCAGCAACTGGCGCGTGACAGTCTGGTGGGGGTCACGTCCTTGCCGGACGACACCGAACGCCTGAGGGAGAAAATTCTCGATTCCTGTGCTTCGTTCGAAAAAGACGTCCAGGGCCAAGGTCCGGAGAACTATTTCTTCGTGCTGGAAAACCTGACGACTCGCCGTCTGGTCGGCTGCTCGGAAGTGCTCGCCACCGCCGGGTTCGGCGAGCCGTTCTACAGTTTGCGCAACCGCCATTTCACCAGCGCCTCACGGGAGCTGAACATCGAGCATGGGGTGCCGGCGTTGTCGTTGTGCCAAGACCTCAGCGGTCACTCTTTGCTACGCGGTTTCCATATCGACTCGGCACTGGAGCGCACGCCATTTTCCGAGTTGCTGTCCCGGGCGCGGCTGCTGTTCATCGCCGCCCACCCGGCACGTTTTGCCGAAGCGGTGATCACCGAGATCGTCGGTTACAGCGACGAACAGGGGCAATCGCCGTTCTGGGATGCGCTGGGCAAGCATTTCTTCGATTTGCCTTACGTCGAGGCCGAGCGGCTTTGCGGCCTGCAGAGCCGGACATTCCTCGCAGAATTGATGCCGCAATACCCGATCTACGTGCCGATGCTGTCGCAGGCTGCGCAAGATTGCATCGGCCGGATCCACCCCGATGGCCAGGAGGCCTTCGACATTCTGGAGCGCGAAGGCTTCGAGACCAACAGCTACATCGACCTGTTCGACGGCGGCCCGACGCTGTACGCCCGCACCTCAAGCATTCGTTCCATCGCCCAGAGCCAGGCCGGCACGGTGCAGACGGGCTCGCCCATCGACGCCCGTGGCAGTTACCTGGTGAGCAACGATTCGTTGAAGGACTACCGCGCCATCGTCGCCGAACTGGACTACTGCGCCGGGCAACCTATCGCCTTGAGCGCCGAGATGTGCGCGGCCTTGAACGTGACCGACGCCAGTGCGATCCGGCTGATCGCCCTGTGA
- a CDS encoding APC family permease, giving the protein MDIEEFGYRQELKRSLSLTDLVVYGMIFMIPIAPFGVYGYVNAEAPGMVPLAYIIGMVAMLFTALSYGSMARAFPVAGSVYSYAQRGLNQHVGFIAGWLMLLDYLLIPPLLYVYAAMALNHLYPDIPKVGFILAFLVSATFVNLRGITFTARMNIIFLLAQLVVLGIFLFYAWTALHSGGGNGQLTLAPLYNPETFNFALLMQAVSIAVLSFLGFDAISTLAEEIKGDPGRSVGKAALITLLVMGVIFVVQTWIATDLAAGLGFKSADTAFYEIAEIAAGSWLATLTAVATALAWGVAVAITSQAAVSRLLFGMARDGKLPKVLAKVHPKHNTPYLSIYLVAVLSLVICYLFINSVDTLTSLVNFGALSGFMLLHLTVINYYWRRQQSGQVIRHLICPVIGFIIVAAIMYNMGVDAQKLGLIWIALGLVYLFFLNKLGASTALPDPSNG; this is encoded by the coding sequence ATGGACATTGAAGAATTCGGCTACAGGCAAGAGTTGAAACGTAGCCTGTCACTGACCGACCTGGTGGTGTACGGGATGATCTTCATGATCCCCATCGCTCCGTTCGGCGTGTATGGTTACGTCAACGCCGAAGCACCCGGCATGGTGCCGCTGGCCTACATCATCGGCATGGTGGCGATGCTGTTCACCGCCCTCAGTTACGGCAGCATGGCCCGGGCCTTTCCGGTGGCGGGCTCGGTGTATTCCTACGCACAACGCGGCCTCAACCAACATGTCGGGTTTATCGCCGGCTGGCTGATGCTGCTCGATTACCTGCTGATTCCGCCGCTGCTCTACGTATACGCGGCGATGGCGCTGAATCATTTGTACCCGGACATCCCGAAAGTCGGTTTCATCCTGGCCTTTCTGGTCAGCGCCACTTTCGTCAACCTGCGGGGCATCACCTTCACCGCGCGGATGAACATCATCTTCCTGCTGGCGCAACTGGTGGTGCTGGGGATCTTCCTGTTCTACGCCTGGACTGCCTTGCACAGTGGCGGCGGTAACGGTCAGCTGACCCTGGCGCCGCTGTACAACCCCGAAACCTTCAACTTCGCCCTGCTGATGCAAGCGGTGTCGATTGCGGTGCTGTCGTTCCTCGGTTTCGATGCCATTTCCACCCTCGCCGAAGAGATCAAGGGCGATCCGGGCCGCAGCGTCGGCAAGGCTGCGCTGATTACGCTGCTGGTGATGGGCGTGATCTTCGTTGTGCAGACCTGGATCGCCACCGACCTGGCCGCCGGCCTGGGCTTCAAGTCCGCCGACACCGCGTTCTATGAAATCGCCGAAATCGCCGCCGGTAGCTGGCTGGCCACCCTGACCGCCGTGGCCACCGCGCTGGCCTGGGGTGTGGCGGTCGCCATCACCTCCCAAGCGGCGGTTTCGCGACTGCTGTTCGGCATGGCCCGAGACGGCAAACTGCCAAAAGTGCTGGCCAAAGTGCACCCGAAACACAACACACCGTACTTGAGCATTTATCTGGTGGCGGTGCTGTCGCTGGTGATCTGCTACCTGTTCATCAACTCGGTGGACACCCTCACCTCCCTGGTGAACTTCGGCGCCCTGAGCGGCTTCATGCTGCTGCACCTGACCGTGATCAACTACTACTGGCGCCGGCAGCAATCCGGCCAGGTGATCCGTCACCTGATCTGCCCGGTCATCGGCTTCATAATCGTCGCGGCCATCATGTACAACATGGGCGTCGATGCGCAGAAACTCGGCCTGATCTGGATTGCCCTGGGCCTGGTCTATCTGTTCTTCCTCAACAAACTGGGTGCCAGCACCGCACTGCCCGACCCAAGCAACGGCTGA
- a CDS encoding N-formylglutamate amidohydrolase, with the protein MRACTESAELGLYTRPAYTLSREASEHPLILVCEHASRFIPDRLNDLGLSEEAAREHIAWDIGALALAEGLAEALGATLLAANYSRLLIDLNRPRHAPDSIPLQSEIYQVPGNRDLDEATREYRRHCLFKPFHARLQTLIDARVEQNKPVRVVGIHSFTPIYYGQPRSLEVGVLYGQATEYAQRMIDGLSRHPLKVAGNQPYKVDPLGDMTVPVHGDARGLDSVLIEVRNDLLRTSENVSRWTDYLAPLL; encoded by the coding sequence ATGCGCGCCTGTACTGAATCCGCCGAACTGGGCCTCTACACCCGGCCTGCCTACACCCTGAGCCGGGAAGCTTCCGAGCACCCGCTGATTCTGGTGTGTGAACACGCCAGTCGTTTTATCCCGGACCGGTTAAACGACCTGGGCCTGAGCGAGGAGGCCGCCCGCGAACACATCGCCTGGGACATCGGCGCCCTGGCGCTGGCCGAGGGTTTGGCCGAAGCACTGGGCGCGACCCTGTTGGCGGCCAACTATTCGCGGCTGTTGATCGACCTCAACCGCCCGCGCCACGCGCCGGACAGCATTCCGTTGCAGAGCGAGATTTATCAGGTGCCGGGCAATCGCGATCTGGACGAGGCCACCCGTGAATACCGCCGGCACTGCCTGTTCAAACCGTTTCATGCACGCCTGCAAACCTTGATCGACGCCCGTGTGGAGCAAAATAAACCGGTTCGAGTGGTGGGGATTCACAGTTTCACGCCGATATATTACGGCCAGCCACGATCGCTGGAAGTCGGCGTGTTGTACGGCCAGGCCACGGAATACGCCCAGCGAATGATCGACGGCCTGAGCCGGCACCCATTGAAAGTCGCCGGTAATCAGCCATACAAAGTCGATCCGCTGGGTGACATGACCGTACCGGTTCACGGCGACGCACGCGGGCTGGACTCGGTGCTGATCGAGGTGCGCAACGACCTGCTGCGCACCTCTGAGAACGTCAGTCGCTGGACCGACTATCTGGCGCCGCTGCTATAG
- a CDS encoding glutamine synthetase family protein, with protein sequence MSERLSPLPMTTIVTTDLIGVTRGRSFPTDELDAYQVAGCGWVPANSALTPQDIIAASNPWGAYGDLRLIPDLSSRVTVNNGPDADAPALDFIHGDIRETDGRPWGACPRTLLRNEVERYRDELGLQINAAFEHEFNLDSGAAEHLAFSLEAQRQGAEFGGWLLSALRAGGVEPEMFLPEYGKHQYEITCRPALGVAAADRAVNVREITREIARQMGLSLSFAPKTAEHAVCNGVHLHVSLQDMAGQPVMYDAGTANGLSTLGQHWAAGVLHYLPALCAFTTPTPVSYERLQPHHWSASYACLGQRNREAALRICPTVSLGGKSVAMQYNLEFRAMDATASPHLAMAALLIAGRLGIEQRLALNAITDEIPDSLNEEQRHARGIVALPASLSRALDCLRNSEALIEALPSALLDTYFALKTEELTLTEQLSPADLCEHYARLY encoded by the coding sequence ATGAGCGAACGCCTGTCACCCCTGCCCATGACCACCATTGTCACCACCGACCTGATCGGCGTGACACGCGGCCGTTCCTTCCCCACCGACGAACTCGATGCCTATCAAGTGGCCGGTTGCGGCTGGGTGCCGGCCAATAGCGCCCTGACCCCGCAAGACATCATCGCCGCCAGCAACCCTTGGGGCGCTTATGGGGATTTACGGCTGATTCCCGACTTGAGCAGCCGGGTGACCGTCAACAACGGCCCGGATGCCGACGCCCCGGCGCTGGACTTCATTCACGGCGACATTCGCGAAACCGATGGCCGTCCGTGGGGCGCCTGCCCTCGTACGCTGTTGCGCAACGAAGTGGAGCGCTATCGCGACGAGTTGGGTTTGCAGATCAACGCCGCGTTCGAACACGAATTCAACCTCGACAGCGGCGCGGCGGAGCACCTGGCGTTCTCTCTGGAAGCCCAGCGCCAAGGCGCCGAATTCGGCGGCTGGCTGCTCAGTGCACTGCGAGCCGGCGGCGTCGAACCGGAAATGTTCCTGCCGGAATACGGCAAGCACCAATACGAAATCACCTGCCGCCCGGCCCTTGGTGTCGCCGCCGCCGACCGCGCGGTGAACGTGCGCGAGATCACCCGTGAGATTGCCCGGCAAATGGGCCTCAGCCTGAGTTTCGCCCCCAAGACGGCCGAGCATGCCGTGTGCAACGGCGTGCATTTGCACGTGAGCCTGCAAGACATGGCCGGCCAACCGGTGATGTATGACGCTGGCACCGCCAACGGCCTGTCGACCCTCGGCCAGCATTGGGCCGCCGGCGTTCTGCATTACTTGCCGGCGCTCTGCGCGTTCACCACCCCAACGCCGGTTTCCTATGAACGCTTGCAGCCCCACCACTGGAGCGCTTCCTACGCCTGCCTCGGCCAACGCAACCGCGAAGCGGCGCTGCGGATTTGCCCGACCGTCAGCCTGGGCGGCAAATCCGTGGCGATGCAGTACAACCTGGAATTTCGCGCCATGGACGCCACCGCCTCACCGCACCTGGCCATGGCTGCATTGCTGATCGCCGGGCGCCTGGGTATCGAGCAGCGCCTGGCGTTGAACGCCATCACCGATGAAATCCCTGACTCCCTGAACGAAGAGCAACGCCATGCCCGCGGCATCGTCGCCCTGCCCGCGTCGCTGTCCCGGGCACTGGATTGCCTGCGCAACAGCGAGGCGCTGATCGAAGCCCTGCCGAGCGCGTTACTGGACACCTACTTCGCCCTGAAAACCGAGGAACTGACGCTGACGGAACAGCTCTCGCCCGCCGACCTCTGTGAGCACTATGCGCGCCTGTACTGA
- a CDS encoding isochorismatase family cysteine hydrolase, with protein sequence MFMLPHHSPRDLPFAADHTALLLVDMQRAWLEPQFDPHLNEPDADYFLTRARTQVVPNQRRLLDAFRSARQNVLHTLIESLTADGRDRSLDHKLSDMHLPKGSPQAQIIEELTPTENEIVLPKTSSGVFNSTSIDYVLRNLETRHLIIAGIVTDQCVDMAVRDAADRGYLVTLVEDACATYTEQRHHACLNAIKGYCWITDTQTVLGRLQEMQP encoded by the coding sequence ATGTTCATGCTCCCCCACCATTCGCCCCGGGACTTGCCGTTTGCCGCCGACCACACCGCGCTGTTGCTGGTGGACATGCAACGTGCCTGGCTCGAACCGCAGTTCGACCCGCACCTCAACGAGCCGGATGCCGACTACTTCCTGACCCGCGCCCGCACGCAGGTGGTGCCCAATCAACGCAGGCTGCTCGATGCCTTTCGCAGCGCCCGGCAAAACGTGTTGCACACACTCATCGAAAGCCTCACCGCCGATGGCCGCGACCGTTCGCTGGACCACAAACTCTCGGACATGCACCTGCCCAAGGGCAGCCCGCAAGCGCAAATCATCGAAGAGCTGACGCCGACCGAAAACGAAATCGTGCTGCCCAAGACCTCTTCCGGGGTGTTCAACTCCACCAGCATTGACTACGTGCTGCGCAACCTTGAAACCCGCCACCTGATCATCGCCGGCATCGTCACCGACCAATGCGTCGACATGGCCGTGCGCGACGCCGCCGACCGCGGGTATCTGGTAACGCTGGTCGAAGATGCCTGCGCCACCTACACCGAACAGCGGCATCACGCCTGCCTGAACGCCATCAAGGGCTACTGCTGGATCACCGACACCCAGACTGTGCTTGGCCGGTTGCAGGAGATGCAGCCATGA
- a CDS encoding MurR/RpiR family transcriptional regulator gives MPPLRDLITEPGLDFTPSERKVIRALLDQYPRNGLGPMSRLAEHAGVSDPTIVRLVKKLGFSGYADFQEALLSDMDHRLRSPSTLLQPRAQLKKDDPWSHYLADSHRALVETQALTQPEDVRILVEWLLDTRHQVHCFGGRFSSFLANYLLNHLRLLRPGCFALEDNAQLPDRLFDVQRQDVLLVFDYRRYQSQALRVANAAKSRHARVVLFTDIYASPLREIADLIISAPVESASAFDSIVPALAQVEALIACLTLRSPDLADRLEGIDALRADFDTHLLEDK, from the coding sequence ATGCCCCCTCTCAGAGACCTGATCACCGAGCCCGGCCTGGACTTCACGCCGTCGGAACGCAAAGTCATACGTGCCTTGCTGGACCAGTACCCGCGTAACGGACTGGGCCCGATGTCACGTCTGGCCGAACATGCCGGTGTCAGCGATCCGACCATCGTGCGGCTGGTAAAAAAACTTGGTTTCAGCGGTTACGCCGATTTTCAGGAAGCCTTGCTCAGTGACATGGATCACCGCCTGCGCTCCCCCAGCACCCTGTTGCAGCCCCGCGCCCAACTCAAAAAAGATGACCCCTGGAGCCATTATCTGGCAGACAGCCATCGGGCACTGGTAGAAACCCAGGCGCTGACCCAGCCTGAAGATGTGCGGATTCTGGTGGAGTGGCTGCTCGACACCCGCCACCAGGTCCACTGCTTTGGCGGTCGCTTCAGCAGTTTCCTCGCCAACTATTTGCTCAATCACCTGCGCCTGTTGCGGCCCGGCTGTTTCGCCCTGGAAGACAACGCCCAATTACCGGACCGGTTGTTTGACGTACAGCGTCAGGACGTATTGCTGGTGTTCGACTATCGCCGCTATCAGTCCCAGGCCCTGCGGGTCGCCAATGCCGCGAAGAGCCGACATGCGCGCGTCGTGTTGTTCACCGACATCTACGCATCACCGCTGCGGGAAATAGCCGACCTGATCATCAGCGCACCGGTGGAATCGGCGTCGGCCTTCGACTCGATAGTGCCGGCGCTGGCCCAGGTTGAAGCACTGATTGCCTGCCTGACCCTGCGCAGCCCCGATCTGGCCGATCGCCTGGAAGGCATCGATGCCCTGCGAGCCGACTTCGACACTCACCTGCTGGAGGATAAATAA